Genomic segment of Cytobacillus suaedae:
ACAGATAAGAGAATAATTGAAGTAAAAATATACTTTATTCCTATAGCCTTAACATGCTTCATAAATCAATAATCTTCCTTTCATATTTAGGATAGAATTTATTGTTTGCAAAAATCCTTTAAATCATAAATAAGATGGGCTGTGAAAACACTATTTTGGTTAACATATTTAGAATGTTTTTCTAAATCCGCATGAAATTTTCCATTTATGCAAATGCTTTACATGTTGATTAAAATTACACGAGGTGTTTTTTAAAATGAAAGAAAAAAGATTTGCTTGGTTGATCATCCCTTTATTTATTGCTTTGTTTCTTATTTCTGTGATGACGCCTTTTGGTGATCAAAATAATAATAAAAATGGACATCAGGGACCAACCGTACAAAAAATCCAGAATTTATATCAGAAGGATGATGAAATCCTTAAACACACTAGTGAAGAGGAAGGTGTTACTAGACAAGGTCGTCCTAAACTTTTTACAGTTAATTCTCTGCAAATTGGAGAAGAAATTGTCCAACGCTTAGATAACAGCCCTCAAGTAACACACGTTCATCATAATCCAAACGAAACGAGTCATTTTTATGAAAATCAAATCATTGTAAAGTTCCATGAAGATATTTCAGAAGATCAACTTAATGCTTATCTAACTGATATTAATGGACAAGTGATAAAAAGGTTTGATTCCATTTACACCTTTGAATCAGAAGGTGAAACGACTGTAGATCTTATTCAGTATTTTGCTCCAATCGCTAATGTTGCTTATGCGGAACCGAACTACATCATGATGCAAAATGAGACAGCACCAAATGATATCTATTACGAGAGGTATCAATGGAATTTGCCATTAATTGAAGCAGAAGCGGGTTGGCAGATTACTCAGGGTAATGAGGCTGTTAAAATAGCCGTAGTTGATACAGGTGTTGACCTTGAACACCCAGATTTAATGGATCGTTTAACCAATGGCTATAATGCTTTATCAGATTCAACAGATGCTGATGATGATAATGGTCATGGAACACATGTAGCTGGAATTATTGCATCTAAAGTAAACAATCATGAAGGTATCGCTGGACTAACATGGTATAACCCAATTATCCCTGTCAAGGTCATGGGTGAGGAAGGGTATGGATCCACTTTTGATATTGCAAAAGGGATTATCTGGGCAACTAATCAAGGTGCTGAGGTCATTAATTTAAGTCTAGGAAATTATCAACATTCAGACATGTTAAAAGACGCTATTGATTATGCCTATAAAAGAGATGTTGTATTAATTGCTGCATCTGGCAATGACAACACGAGCCAGCCTAGCTTTCCGGCTGCATATCCACAGGTACTAAGTGTAGCCGCAGTTGATTATTATGGAGATCGTGCCAATTTCTCAAATTACGGAGACTATATTGACGTTTCTGCTCCAGGAGTACAAATTGCCAGCACTTATTTCAATAAACAATACGCAGCCTTGTCAGGTACTTCGATGGCCGCCCCACACGTATCGGCTTTAGCAGGCTTAATTCGGTCTATTAATCCTGACTTACGAAATACAGAAGTAATGCAAATTATTAAAAATACCACTGTTGACCTTGGAGATAGAGGGAAGGACATTTACTTCGGTGAAGGGCTCATTGATGTGGTTGATGCACTTGAGGTTGCATCAGAGAGGTAATAAACTTTTTGGGTTTTTTCACTGACCAATATTTAACCATATTGGGGGGATAAAATGTTTCAGCTTGTTCGAACGAATTCATTAGAAAGAAAGCTTGTCTTTCTGGCTATTGTAATCTTGTTTCTCTTTGTTTCACCCTACTATTTACTGGGTGAGGATGCCCATTTAAGGGTCCACGATAACCTAGATTCGAATATCGCATGGTATAAAGTTTTAAAGGAAAGCGGAGAATTATTTGGATCGGTCGATGCGGTCATACCGCAAATTATCAATGGAAATCTTTCAAGAAATGCATTTGGAACGGAGTACAGTGTAATTGTTTGGCTACATGCATTATTCCCCTCCATGCTAGCTTATGCACTTAGTCAAACAATCACACGAATTCTCGCCTTTATTGGGATGTACTTATTATTAAAGAAGCACTTTGTACCGGGTGAGCAATTTAGTTGGATACGAGTTGGAGTTTCACTTGTGTTTGCATTGACTCCCTTTTGGCCATCAGGAATGTTAAGCACACTTGGAATGCCACTTGCTCTTTGGGCATTATTAAATATTCGGGCTGGGGAACGAGGCTGGATTAATTGGATTGTACTCGCCTTCCTACCTTTGTTCTCTAGCATTGTATTAGGTTTTTTCTTTTTTCTATCAGCAATGGGAATTTTCTGGTTAGTAGATGTGCTCCGTGGAAAAGGGATGAATGTTCGATTTTTAATAGCCATTATATTTATGACGCTTATGTTTTTACTAGTAGAATATCGACTAGTGTATTCCTTTATTTTTGATCATGAGCCTAATAGTCGTGATGAATATTTTCATGCTAGATTAACCTTTCTTCATTCCCTAAAGTTAACCTTTAAAAACTATGTTCTAGGACACACCCATGTTATGACCGTTCATGGCCTGGTCATTTTACCGGTAACCATTCTTGCATTATATGCTGTGATTTTACAAAAGGCATGGAGGAAGGAAAAGGTATTCCTTTTTCTACATGTTCTAAACCTAGCCCTCTCTGCTTGGTATGCGTTCTGGTTTTATAAGGGATGGCTACCACTCACTGAAAGATTTCATTTTTTAGATACGTTTAATTTTGCTCGCTATCATTTTTTAAGACCGTTAGTTATTTATACATTGTTTGCAATCTCTTTGAAAATTCTATGGGATTACGGCTCTAAATTAAATAGTAAGGCAAACTGGTGGAAACACGCATGTATTTTTTTTATAGTTTCCCAGGTACTTGTTCTAACTGCCTTTAATGAAGAGATTGTTCATAGAAAAAAGCCTTCCTTTAAAGAGTTTTATGCAGAAAAACAATTTGAAGATATTAAAAGCTATATTGGGCTACAACCAATTGATTATCGAGTCGTTAGTATTGGAATCCATCCAGCGATTGCCCAGTATAATGGCCTGTTCACTCTTGATACGTATAACAACTTTTATCCGTTAACTTACAAGTACCAATTTCGTCAAATCATTGAGAATGAATTAGAGAAGGATAAAAAACTTAAGCAGTACTTTGATGAATGGGGTGGAAGGTGCTACATCTTTATCGATGAAGTTGGTAAGCATTATATGTTCAAAAAGAAAACAAAGAAAGAGATTACCAAGATGGAATTAAACCTAAAACCGTTTTACGATATGGGAGGTCGTTATGTCCTATCGGCTATTCCAATAGATAACGCAGCTGAAAATGGGTTAATTCTTGAAAAGATATTTGAATCAAACGAATCCGCCTGGAAAATTCACCTATATAGCACTTCTTATGCACCTTAGGAGGGATACAGTTGATTGAACCTAAGCTAACAATCGTAGTACCTTGTTATAACGAAGAGGAAATGCTTCCCGAAACATTTATTTGTTTGGGGGAGTTTTTAGAAGAATTAATATCTTCAAACCTAATATCAGAACACAGCAGACTATTATTTGTTGATGACGGTAGTAAGGATAAAACATGGTCACTTATTTACAAAGCAGGCTTAGCCAACCCCTTGATAAAAGGGTTAAAGCTTTCAAGAAATGTCGGCCACCAAAATGCATTACTTGCTGGATTGTTTGCTGCTAAAGAGCATTCTGATTGCCTTGTATCGATTGATGCGGATCTTCAAGATGATGTTACTGTTATTAGAGAATTTGTTCAGAAATTTATAGAGGGTTATGAGATTGTGTATGGTGTTCGCAGAGAGCGCAGCACTGACACTTTCTTCAAGCGGAATACTGCACTGGGTTTCTATAGACTGATGCACAAAATGGGCGTTGACCTCGTTTACAATCATGCTGATTTCCGGCTTATGAGCAGACGTGCTGTTGAGGAATTAGAAAAGTTTGAAGAGACAAATCTGTTTCTAAGAGGCATTGTACCGCTTATTGGCTTTCAATCGACAGAGGTGTTCTATAACCGAAAGGAACGCTTCGCTGGAGAAACAAAATATCCCTTACGAAAAATGCTATCCTTTGCGCTTGATGGAATAACTTCTTTTAGTGTTACCCCTATTCGCTTTATCTCACTGGTTGGCTTTCTATCGTTTTTTATTAGTTTATTTTTCGGGGGCTACTTCCTACTATTAAAGTTCACAGGCAATACAACAACCGGCTGGACTTCATTAATCACATCCATTTGGCTAATCGGAGGATTGCAATTAATTGGTGTTGGGCTAATAGGAGAATATGTAGGTAAAATTTATAAAGAAGCAAAAAGAAGACCTAAGTTTATCATTGATATTAATACCTTTAACCTAGCCCTTAAATCCGGACAGGCACTGACTTTAGATAAGGAGCAAGAACAGCTTGGTTTTACTAGCCTACCTAAAACAAACTAATCCGTTTTTTCGATTTCTTTTGGTAGGGGTGGTAAATACGCTAATCGGTCTCTCTACCATTTTTATCATGATGCATCTACTTGGGATAAACTATTGGGGAGCCACTTTTATTGGAAACACACTCGGTGCGATTGTTAGCTATTTTTTAAACAGATCCTTTACTTTTCAAAGTAAAGTGACGATTTCATCAAGTTCAATCCAATTTGCAATCGTGATTGTAAGCTGTTACATGTTTTCGTATTTTACTGGTGATTTCATTGCACGTTATGTCCATCAAGTAATTGGATTAATTACCTTAGATAATCGGGACTTGGCGGTGTTAATTGGAACGGCGATTTATACGATAACTAATTATTTCGGCCAGAAGTTAGTTGTGTTTAAAAAAGGCTCTTAAGATTATTTCACTTAAAACCTAGTCCGTTCCTTTCCACTGCAGGCACTTGCTTTCCGCGGGGAGGGATGTGAGCCTCCTCGGCTTTGCCTGCGGGGTCTCACCGGATGTCCCTCATCTCCCGCAGGAGTCAAGTGCCTTCCGTTTCAATTCACTCTTCACTTATATCGAAGGTGAGCGGACTAAAAAATAGACCCCTTATCTATAGGGGTCTTTTTTTCTCGTCATTGTTTTTGAATAGATAAGTAGGCCAATTAGACCAACAGTTACGATTATTAAGGAGCTTATTAGTACATAATTCTTTGATTCTTCCGGTTCTTTTTCTATGGTGGTAGCGGCTAGAGTTGCTACGGGGCGGTTACTTAGTTTGGCAACAGGATTCAGCTTTGTTGCAGCAAGAACCTTGTTGTCCTCTCCCCAAACCAGCAATTCACCTTCGGGTGTAACCTTTTGCTTTGTAATTTCATCTATTTTTTGAGTAAAGTAAACAGAGTGAGTTGGGTAATAGTTATTATTCTGTTTATCTTTAAATACTTTGGTTGATGGAATAATCGTTGTTTTAAAGTTTTCGAAGCCATAGTCTAAAAGTTTTGCTGTATCCTTATAGATGATACTTTTAAGATTTGTTTTTAAAGTGACTGCTACTAGAGTAAGATTGTCTCGCTCAGCAACAGTTGCCAAGGTATGTCCCGATTTTTGGACATAACCATTTTTCCCACCTACGATTCCTTCATAAGGACGATGAGTAAGCATCTCATGATGATTATAAATAACGGTGTCCCAGCTTTCGCCTTTCCACTCAAGCTCATTCGTACTAAAAATCTCTTTAAAGGTATCGTTTTTTAAAGCATAGCTAGTAAGCATGGCAATATCATACGCAGTTGTATAATGCAGATCATGATAAAGCCCATGTGGATTAACAAAATTCGTATCATGAATCCCGACTTTTTCCTTCAAGAATAGATTCATTCTCTTTGAAAAGTCCTCAACGGTCCCATCCATATGTTCGGCAATAGCGACACCAGCATCGTTACCTGAATTAATTAACAAACCTTGAACTAGTTTTAATAAAGACACTTTTTCGCCAGGCTCTAGATAAACACGTGTCCCCTCAACGTACCGAGCATTTTCGCTTACTGTTACAATATCATCTAGGTTACCTTCTTCAATTGCAACAATGGCCGTAGCTATTTTTGTGACACTTGCGGGATACATTCTTGTTTTACTATTCTTTTCAAATAAAATCGTACCTGTCTTTGCATCCATTAACAATGCACTTTCACTCTGTACTGAAGGTGGCTTATCTTCAGCATAATAATAAGTTGGGCAGAAAAAAAACACTGAAATAGTGAGGATAAGGAATATACTATAATATTTCATTATCGTTCTCCATATTTATGATTTTATTTTCTTGAATGCTTTTAATGTAAAATCATCCTATTTTATTTTATCAGATAGGTTGTCAAATTATCATCAAGAAATCAAATTGTAACTAAAAGATAATATTTATGTATTTTAGTATAAACCAAGATTAAAAGCCCCTATTTAGTAACAGGGGCTTTCATTGGGGATAAGGGTATAAATGAGTCTACCCCACCTCCAACTAGAGGTGAAGTGCTACATTTGATGTTGTATCTACAATTGTTTTAGTAGATTACTTTTTAGTAACCATAACCAACGTATGCTGCTCCTACAATGATAAGCAGAATGAATAATACTACGATTAACGCGAATCCGCCACCATATCCTGCTCCTGCAACTGTTCCACTCATTCAAAAACACCTCCATTTCGTCTACGTTTACAATATATGTAGGGAAGATAAATATGAAAGGGCGTATACCCAGTTTTACGTTATTTTTATTTATTGGGCTATCCTTAACTTTGGCAGGAGTCTTAAAGATTTTAACGAATACACAACTATAAAGGTTATAACTCTGCTGTATCAAGAAATGTTTATATTTTAGTATTTGTCTAAAAAAACAATCCAAAGGAGAACTTTTATGAATCCATTTGTTTTTTCGTGTATCACTCCTCACGGAGGAGAAATTATTCCTGAACTATCTAAAAGCATATCCATTAGAATGGAAAAAACTCGAACAAGCATGTGGAAACTAGGGGAACAGATGGCCCAAGCAAATCCTGATACCATTGTTGTACTAACACCTCATGGAACAAGGATTGATGGACAGTTTTCAATTAGCTCTTGTGAGAGAATGATAGGTGAAGTCGAAGAAAATGGTGAGTTGTTCAAAATGGAACGTCCCGTGGATAAAGAGATAGCCATTTCAATTGTTAATGAGGCTAAAACGTTGCACTTACCAGTTGGCGGAATCAATTTTGGAACGAGTGAAGGTCCCTTTTCTTGCCTTCCACTGGACTGGGGCACAATTGTTCCATTAAGGTTTATGCCAACTGTTCCAATCGTGGTAATTACTCCTTCGAGATACATATCTTATAAAGAACACATTCAATTAGGAGAAGCAATAAGAAACGTTGCTTCAAAATCAACAAAAAAGATTGGACTTATTGCAAGTTGTGATTGGTCCCATACACATGATAAGACTGGTCCTTATGGATATAATCCGGCATCAATAGAGCTTGATCAAAGGGTTGTTGAAATAATAAAATCCAATAAACTAGAAGAGTTAGCCGATTTTGATTCAAAGTTTATTGAAGAAGCTAAACCTGATGGAATATGGCAGACATTAATTCTTGCTGGAGCTATTCCCATTAATGAACGTCAGGTTACATTTTTATCCTATGAAGCCCCTACCTATTTTGGGTTACTATGTGCAGGCTACACTCAGAAATAATCATTAGTTCTATCATAATTAAAACGACTAAAAAGGCCTGGTTTAGTTAACCAAGCCTTTCTATCTTTTCGTATACTTTACTTTACATCAATAACAAATGGATAAACGAAGACTTCTCCATTAATTTTAAACTCTCCCCAAAGCTTATAAATACCAGGCTGGGTAAATTGTGTTTCGAAGATTGTTTCACGATCATTTATAGGATGGACATGGATGTATTTTTCTGCAGTTTCATTAAGAATTACAACATGCCCCATCGCTCCTAAGTATGGTTCAACTGATGCATCAGGAAGTTCAAATGTTAACGTAACAGGTTTTCCAACCTCTAAAGCAGTTGTTGTTAGGGTTGCTGTTTGATTATTTACTGTTTTTGTTAGTATTTCATCCACTTCGAGTGATGCATGACTGTGACTACCTGATGTTTCACCAATTTTTATTTCTACTGGACTGGCTACATATTCTAGATCTTTCGGTTTAATATCAACAAAGGCTTTGTATGAGCCGCTAGCTAAGTTTACTGAAGTTTCAAATACTCCTTCTTCTACTTGTTCTGGATGAAGGTGCAAGTATTGATCTAAATGTTCATCAACTATAATTAAATGTAGAAGCTTCTCATGATTTACTTCAAGGTTTTCAACTGGATTACCAGCTAAATCATTTAAATAAATTGTTAGGTTTTCTTCAGCTACATTGATTGTTACAGCTACTTCACTTGAAGTAGGCTCACTGCCATGATCACCGTGTGAGCCATGACCGCCGTCAGACCCATGTGCGTCATCAGAACCGTGTCCGTCGTCAGATCCGTGCTCCTCATCCGAACCGTGTCCTTTTTCATCATTCGAATCATTTTCTGTTTGATGTTCTCCTACCCCAGAATCACTACTATGATTTCCTTCATCAGTTCCTAGTGTAAAAGCATAAACATTATATCCAACAATTACAATTGCGAGATAAGCAATTGCTGAAATAACCCATTTCTTCATATAATTAACCCCCTGGGCCTACTTATTTAATTTTACTTTTTGAAGTCTTAACGCATTAAGTACCACAGATACTGAGCTAAATGCCATAGCTGCTCCTGCTAACCAAGGTGCAAGGAAACCAACTGCTGCTACAGGAATACCGAGAGTATTATAACCAAATGCCCAGAATAGGTTTTGTTTAATATTACGAATCGTCTTTTTACTCATATAGATTGCATCTGCAATACTATTTAGATCTCCACGAATAAGTG
This window contains:
- a CDS encoding peptidase S8, giving the protein MTPFGDQNNNKNGHQGPTVQKIQNLYQKDDEILKHTSEEEGVTRQGRPKLFTVNSLQIGEEIVQRLDNSPQVTHVHHNPNETSHFYENQIIVKFHEDISEDQLNAYLTDINGQVIKRFDSIYTFESEGETTVDLIQYFAPIANVAYAEPNYIMMQNETAPNDIYYERYQWNLPLIEAEAGWQITQGNEAVKIAVVDTGVDLEHPDLMDRLTNGYNALSDSTDADDDNGHGTHVAGIIASKVNNHEGIAGLTWYNPIIPVKVMGEEGYGSTFDIAKGIIWATNQGAEVINLSLGNYQHSDMLKDAIDYAYKRDVVLIAASGNDNTSQPSFPAAYPQVLSVAAVDYYGDRANFSNYGDYIDVSAPGVQIASTYFNKQYAALSGTSMAAPHVSALAGLIRSINPDLRNTEVMQIIKNTTVDLGDRGKDIYFGEGLIDVVDALEVASER
- a CDS encoding D-alanyl-D-alanine carboxypeptidase gives rise to the protein MKYYSIFLILTISVFFFCPTYYYAEDKPPSVQSESALLMDAKTGTILFEKNSKTRMYPASVTKIATAIVAIEEGNLDDIVTVSENARYVEGTRVYLEPGEKVSLLKLVQGLLINSGNDAGVAIAEHMDGTVEDFSKRMNLFLKEKVGIHDTNFVNPHGLYHDLHYTTAYDIAMLTSYALKNDTFKEIFSTNELEWKGESWDTVIYNHHEMLTHRPYEGIVGGKNGYVQKSGHTLATVAERDNLTLVAVTLKTNLKSIIYKDTAKLLDYGFENFKTTIIPSTKVFKDKQNNNYYPTHSVYFTQKIDEITKQKVTPEGELLVWGEDNKVLAATKLNPVAKLSNRPVATLAATTIEKEPEESKNYVLISSLIIVTVGLIGLLIYSKTMTRKKDPYR
- a CDS encoding GtrA family protein is translated as MVLLAYLKQTNPFFRFLLVGVVNTLIGLSTIFIMMHLLGINYWGATFIGNTLGAIVSYFLNRSFTFQSKVTISSSSIQFAIVIVSCYMFSYFTGDFIARYVHQVIGLITLDNRDLAVLIGTAIYTITNYFGQKLVVFKKGS
- a CDS encoding YjcZ family sporulation protein; translated protein: MSGTVAGAGYGGGFALIVVLFILLIIVGAAYVGYGY
- a CDS encoding glycosyltransferase family 2 protein; this encodes MIEPKLTIVVPCYNEEEMLPETFICLGEFLEELISSNLISEHSRLLFVDDGSKDKTWSLIYKAGLANPLIKGLKLSRNVGHQNALLAGLFAAKEHSDCLVSIDADLQDDVTVIREFVQKFIEGYEIVYGVRRERSTDTFFKRNTALGFYRLMHKMGVDLVYNHADFRLMSRRAVEELEKFEETNLFLRGIVPLIGFQSTEVFYNRKERFAGETKYPLRKMLSFALDGITSFSVTPIRFISLVGFLSFFISLFFGGYFLLLKFTGNTTTGWTSLITSIWLIGGLQLIGVGLIGEYVGKIYKEAKRRPKFIIDINTFNLALKSGQALTLDKEQEQLGFTSLPKTN
- a CDS encoding extradiol ring-cleavage dioxygenase is translated as MNPFVFSCITPHGGEIIPELSKSISIRMEKTRTSMWKLGEQMAQANPDTIVVLTPHGTRIDGQFSISSCERMIGEVEENGELFKMERPVDKEIAISIVNEAKTLHLPVGGINFGTSEGPFSCLPLDWGTIVPLRFMPTVPIVVITPSRYISYKEHIQLGEAIRNVASKSTKKIGLIASCDWSHTHDKTGPYGYNPASIELDQRVVEIIKSNKLEELADFDSKFIEEAKPDGIWQTLILAGAIPINERQVTFLSYEAPTYFGLLCAGYTQK